CTACGCGCACGAATCCTGCGGCAAGTGCACCCCGTGCCGCGAGGGCACCTACTGGCTGGTCCAGGCCTACCGCAGGCTGGAGGCCGGCCAGGGCGGCGAGGCCGAGCTGGAGAAGCTGCTCGACATCTGCGACAACATCAACGGCCGTGCCTTCTGCGCGCTGGGCGACGGCGCGGTGGCGCCGATCGTCTCGTCCATCAAGTACTTCCGGGACGAGTACCTCGACCACCTGCGCCACGGCGGCTGCCCCTTCGATCCGGCGCGAACCACGGTGTGGGCCCCGGCGCTGACGGGAGCGTACTGAGCATGAGCGTCACCACAGCGGACATCCCCGCCCAGCCCAACGGCGGCGAACTCGAGGTCCCGCCCGGGCACGTGCAGCTGACCGTGGACGGGATCGCGGTCGTGGCCAAGAAGGGCGAGCTGGTCATCCGGGTCGCCGAGCGGCTCGGCATCGCCATCCCGCGCTTCTGCGACCACCCGCTGCTCGACCCGGTCGGCGCCTGCCGGCAGTGCCTGGTGGAGGTGGAGGGTCAGCGCAAGCCGCTGGCCTCGTGCACCACCACCGTGGCCGACGGCATGGTGGTCAAGACCCAGCGCACCTCGCCGATAGCGGACAAGGCACAGCAGGGTGTGATGGAGCTGCTGCTGATCAACCACCCGCTGGACTGCCCGGTGTGCGACAAGGGCGGCGAGTGCCCGCTGCAGAACCAGGCGCTGAGCAACGGCCGCGGCGAGACCCGGTTCGAGGGCCTCAAGCGCACCTTCGCCAAGCCGATCAACGTCTCGACCCAGGTGCTGCTCGACCGCGAACGCTGCGTCAACTGCGCCCGCTGCACCCGCTTCTCCGAGCAGATCGCCGGCGACCCGTTCATCGCCCTGATCGAGCGCGGCGCGCAGCAGCAGGTGGGCATCTCCACCGCCGGGGACCAGGACTTCGAGTCCTACTTCTCCGGTAACACGGTGCAGATCTGCCCGGTCGGCGCGCTCACCGGCGCGGCCTACCGCTTCCGCTCCCGCCCGTTCGACCTGGTCTCCACGCCGACCGCGTGCGAGCACTGCGCCTCCGGCTGCGCGCTGCGCACCGACCACCGGCGCGGCAAGGTGCTGCGACGCCTGGCCGGGGAGGACCCGGAGGTCAACGAGGAGTGGAACTGCGACAAGGGCCGCTGGGCCTTCCAGTACCCGACCCTCGGCGACCGGATCACCGGTCCGCTGGTGCGCAGGGACGGCGAGCTGGTGCCGGCCTCCTGGCCCGAAGCGCTGCGCACGGCCGCGGCCGGACTGCGCACCGCCCGCGGCCAGGCCGGCGTGCTGGTCGGCGGGCGGGTGAGCCTCGAGGACGCGTACGCCTACGCGAAGTTCGCCCGGCTCGCCCTGGACACCAACGACATCGACTTCCGGGCCCGGCCGCACAGCCACGAGGAGGCCGAGTTCCTCGCCTCGCACGTGGCCGGCCTCTCGCCGGACGGCGCCGAGGAGGCGAACCGGGCCGCCGTCACGTACGCCGACCTGGAGAAGGCCCCGGCGGTGCTGCTGGTCGGGTTCGAACCCGAGGACGAGTCCCCGATCGTCTTCCTGCGGCTGCGCAAGGCCTTCCGGGTCAACAAGACCCAGGTCGTGGCCATAGCGCCGTTCGCCACGCGCGGACTGCGCAAGTGCGGCGGCACGCTGCTCAAGGCCGCGCCGCACACCGAGCCGGAGTTCCTGGGCGCGCTCGGCGCCGGCAGCTACGACGCAGGGCTCGACCACGCGGGCCTGGCCGCGGCCAAGACGCTGCGCGAGGAGGGCTCGGTCATCCTCGTCGGCGAGCGGCTGGCCGGAGTGCCCGGCGGCCTCAGCGCCGCGGTGCGCCTGGCCAAGGCCACCGGAGCCCGGCTCGCCTGGGTGCCGCGGCGGGCCGGCGAGCGCGGCGCGGTCGAGGCCGGCGCGCTGGCCAACCTGCTGCCCGGCGGCCGGCCGATCGGCGACCCGCTCGCCCGCGGCCAGGTCGCCACGGCCTGGGGCGTCAGGGCCCTGCCGACCCTGGAGGGCCGGGACGGCGACGCGATCCTGACCGCCGCCCGCTCCGGCGAGATCGGCGCCCTGCTCGTCGGCGCGGTGGACCCGGACGACCTGCCCGACCCGGCCGGCGTGCGCTCCGCCCTGGACGCGGCCGGCTTCGTGGTCAGCCTCGAACTGCGCCGCAGCGCGGTGACCGAGCGCGCCGACGTGGTGCTGCCGGTCGCGGCCGTGGCGGAGAAGTCCGGCACCTTCCTGGACTGGGAGGGCCGGGTGCGCCGGTTCGAGCAGGCGCTGAGCCCCGAGGTGGTGCAGACCCACGGCGGCCACGTCACCGACCTGCGCGTGCTCGACCGGCTCGCCGACGCGATGGACGTGCACCTGGGCCTGCCCGACGTGGCCGCGGCCCGGCGCGAGCTCGACGAGCTCGGCGTCTGGGACGGCCCGCGGGCGCTGCCCCCGCGCGCCGAGGTGCTGACCCTGCCCGCGCCCGGCGTCGGCCAGGCCGTGCTCGCCACCTGGCACCAGCTGCTCGACGACGGGCGGCTGCAGGACGGCGAGAAGTTCCTGGCCGGCACCGCGCACCGCGCGGTGGTGCACCTGTCTCCGGCCACGGCCAAGGAGATCGGCGCCTTCGCCGGCGCGCCCGTCTCGGTGCGCACCGACGCCGGCGCGGTGGTGCTGCCGCTGGAGATCGCCGACCTGCCCGACCGGGTGGTCTGGCTGCCGACGAACTCCCCGGGCTCGCACGTGCGCGCCGCCCTGTGCGCGGACACCGGGGCCATCGTGACGCTGGCCGCCGAGGCGCCCGCGTCCGCCGCCACCGCCGGCGAGGCGGGCGCCGAGGAGGAGGAGCGCTGATGGCGAACATGGACCACTGGGTGATCAACGGGTTCGACACCCACATCCCGTGGTGGTTCCTGCTGGCCGCGATCAAGGCGGTGGCCGCCTTCGCGATGCTGGTCGTGCTCACCCTGTTCAACATCTGGTTCGAGCGCCGCGTGGTGTCCCGGATGCAGATGCGGGTGGGCCCGAACCGGGTCGGCCCGCAGGGTCTGCTGCAGTCGCTGGCCGACGGCGTGAAGCTCGCGCTCAAGGAGGACATCGTCCCGACGAACGCCGACAAGCCGGTGTTCTGGGCGGCCCCGGTGATCTCCACCATCCCGGCGTTCCTCGCCTTCGCGGTGATCCCCTGGGGCGGCGCGGTCTCGATCTTCCACCACTGGACCACGCTGCAGCTGGTGGACCTGCCGATCGGCGTGCTCTACATCCTCGCGGTCTCCTCGATCGGCATCTACGGGATCGTGCTGGCCGGCTGGAGCTCGGGCTCGACCTATCCGCTGCTCGGCGGCATCCGCTCCTCCGCCCAGATGATCTCCTACGAGATCGCCATGGGCCTGAGCTTCGCCGGGGTGTTCCTGTACGCCGGGACGATGTCCACCAGCGGGATCGTGGCCGCGCAGGCGCACATCTGGTACATCATCCCGCTGTGCGTCTCCGGGCTGATCTACATGATCTCGATGGTGGGCGAGACCAACCGCGCCCCCTTCGACCTGCCCGAGGCCGAGGGCGAACTGGTCGGCGGCTTCCACACCGAGTACACCTCGCTGAAGTTCGCCCTCTTCTTCCTGGCCGAGTACATCAACCTGGTCGTCGTCTCCTGCCTGGCGATCACGATGTTCTTCGGCGGATGGCGGGCTCCGGCCCCGATCGCGCACTGGTGGCACGGCGCGAACGCGGGCTGGTTCCCGATGATCTGGTTCCTGGCCAAGCTGCTGATCTTCGTGTTCGTCTTCATCTGGCTGCGCGGCACGCTGCCCCGGCTGCGCTACGACCAGTTCATGCGGCTGGGCTGGAAGGTGCTCATCCCGGTCTCGCTGGTCTGGCTGCTGCTGGTCGCGGTGATCCGCCAGCTGCGCAACGCCGGGGACATGGACTCCGGCCACCTGGTGCCGATCTGCCTGGCCGCGGCCGCGCTCTTCGTGGCCCTGCTGGTCGGCCTGGAGGTGCGCGAGCGCAACCAGGACGCGCGCGATCTGCGCCGGCGCAACGCCGAGGAGGCACTGCGCGAGCAGGACGCCTCCGGCTTCGCCGGCGGCTTCCCGGTGCCGCCGCTGCCCGGCCAGGTGCGGCCGGTCGTCGCCCGGCGCGCCCCGCGCACCCCGAGCCTCGCCCTGGCCGCCAACGGCCATTCCACGGAGGAGTCGTCTGATGGCGAGTAAGAAGCAGCCCCCGAAGGGCGCGTCGGGGGCGGAGACCGCCAAGGCGGGACCGCTGGCCGGGGTGGCCGGCTTCGGAGTGACCTTCCTGACCCAGTTCAAGAAGCCGAACACCGAGCGCTACCCGGAGCAGAAGGTCCCCACCCAGCTGCGCTTCCACGGCCGCCACCAGCTCAACCGGCACCCGGACGGGCTGGAGAAGTGCATCGGCTGCGAGCTGTGCGCCTGGGCCTGTCCGGCCGACGCCATCTACGTCGAGGGCGCGGACAACACCGAGGAGGAGCGCTTCTCCCCGGGCGAGCGCTACGGCCGGGTCTACCAGATCAACTATCTGCGGTGCATCCTGTGCGGCCTGTGCATCGAGGCCTGCCCGACCCGCGCGCTGACCATGACGAACGAGTACGAGCTCGCCGACACCAGCCGCGAATCGCTGATCTACACCAAGGACCGGCTGCTCGCGCCGATGGGCGAGGGCATGGTCCCGCCGCCGCACCGGATGTACCAGGACGGCGCCGGCCACGAGGTGACCGAGAAGGAGTACTACCGCGGCGAGGTCCCGCGCGCCGACGACGACCTGCTGCGGCCGCTGCTCGCCGCGGCCCGCGCCGCCGACGCGGCGGCCGCGGGCTCGGCCGCGGGCTCGGGCTCGGGAGAGGAGTCCTGATGGGGAACACCGGCCACGGCGAGACCTTCCTGTTCTGGATCGGTTCGGCCGTCTCCGTGCTCGGCGCGCTGGGCCTGATCTTCTCCAAGAAGATCGTGCACGCGGCGCTGTGCCTGTGCTCGGTGATGCTCTGCCTGGCCTTCTTCTACATGGCCCAGGGCGCCGTCTTCCTCGGCGTCGTGCAGATCGTCGTCTACACCGGCGCGGTCATGATGCTGTTCCTGTTCGTGCTGATGCTGATCGGCATCGAGTCGCAGGACTCGCTGACCGAGACGATCCGCGGCCAGCGCTGGCTGGCCGTGCCGCTCGTGATCGGCTTCGGCGCGGTGCTGCTCGGCGTGTACGCGCACGCGAACCTGCCCGCCTTCGTCGGCACCGACGCGGCGAACGCCAAGGGCGGCGGCAACGTCCCGGCGCTGGCCCAGCTGCTCTTCTCCCGCTACTACTGGGCCTTCGAGGTCTCCTCGGCGGTGCTGATCGTCTCGGCCGTGGGCGCGATGGTGCTCACCCACAAGGAGCGCATCGCCCCGCGCAAGTCGCAGCGCGAGATCTCGATCGAGCGCTTCGAGCGCTGGGGCCGCGGCGAGAAGGTCTCGCTCACCGGCCTGCCCAACCCGGGCGTCTACGCGCAGCACAACGCGGTGGACACCCCGGCGCTGCTGCCCGACGGCACGCCGAGCGAGGCGAGCGTCAACGCCACGCTGCGCGGCCGCGACACGGTCCGCGGCTTCCGACCGCTGCCGCTGCCCGGCCAGGCGAACGGCAAGCAGAGCAAGGAGGTGTCGAAGTGAACCCGGACAACTACCTCTACCTGTCCGCGATCCTGTTCACCCTCGGCGCGCTCGGGGTGCTGATCCGGCGCAACGCCATCGTCGTGTTCATGTGCATCGAGCTGATGCTGAACGCGGCGAACCTGGCCTTCGTCACCTTCGCCCGGATGCGCGGCGCCCTGGACGGGCAGATCATCGCGTTCTTCACGATGGTGGTGGCCGCGGCCGAGGTCGTGGTGGGCCTCGCGATCATCATCATGGTCTTCCGTACCCGCCGTTCGGCCTCGGTCGACGACGCCAACCTGCTGAAGTACTAGGAATAGGTGGCCTCGACGATGCCCTCGTCCTACGCGCCGCTCGCGGCGACCGGTACCTTCGCCCTGACCGCCTGGGTGATCGCCCTGCCGCTGGCCGGGGCCGCGATCCTGCTGCTCGGCGGGCGCAAGTCGAACCGCTTCGGCCACCTGCTCGGCTGCGCGGCCGCGCTCGGCTCGTTCGTCCTCGGCGCGGTGCTCTTCTTCGCCCTGCTGGCCAAGCCGGGCGACCAGCGCTCCTACGACCAGCACGTCTACACCTGGATCCCGGTGCCCGGCTTCACCGCCGACGCCGGGTTCCACCTGGATCAGCTCTCGATCGTCTTCGTGCTGCTGATCACCGGCGTGGGCTCGCTGATCCACATCTACTCGGTCGGCTACATGCAGCACGACGAGAACAAGCGCAAGTTCTTCGCGTACCTGAACCTGTTCCTGGCCGCGATGCTCGTGCTCGTGCTCGCCGACAACTACCTGCTGCTCTACGCCGGCTGGGAGGGCGTGGGCCTGGCCTCGTACCTGCTGATCGGGTTCTGGCAGCACAAGCCCTCGGCGGCGGTGGCGGCCAAGAAGGCGTTCATCGTCAACCGGGTCGGCGACATCGGCCTGTCGGTGGCGGTGATGCTCATGTACACCACCTTCGGCAGCTTCGCCTTCGGGCCGGTGTTCAACGGCGTGCCCGCCGCCAAGACCGGCACGCTCACCGCGATCGGCCTGCTGCTGCTGCTCGGCGCCTGCGGCAAGAGCGCGCAGTTCCCGCTGCAGTCCTGGCTCGGCGACGCGATGGAGGGCCCGACCCCGGTCAGTGCTCTGATCCACGCGGCGACGATGGTGACCGCGGGGGTGTACCTGATCGTGCGCTCCAACGCGATCTTCGACGCCGCCCCGAACGCGCGCCTGGTGGTGACCATCGTGGGCGCGATCACGCTGATGTTCGGCGCGATCGTCGGTTGCGCGAAGGACGACATCAAGAAGGCGCTGGCCGGCTCGACCATGTCGCAGATCGGCTACATGATCCTGGCCGCCGGGCTCGGCCCGATCGGCTACGCGTTCGCGATCATGCACCTGGTCACGCACGGCTTCTTCAAGGCGGGGCTGTTCCTCGGCGCCGGCTCGGTGATGCACGGCATGAACGACGACGTGAACATGCGCCACTACGGCGCCCTGCGCAAGTACATGCTCTGGACCTACGTCACCTTCGGCCTCGGCTACCTGGCGATCATCGGCTGCCCGCCGTTCTCCGGGTACTGGTCCAAGGACAAGATCATCGAGGCCGCGTTCAGCCAGGGCGGCACCTCCGGCTGGATCCTCGGCTTCACGGCTCTGCTCGGCGCGCTGGTCACCGCGTTCTACATGACCCGGGTCATGCTGATGACCTTCTTCGGCACGAAGCGCTGGGTCGAGGACGAGCACGGCCACGAGCCGCACCCGCACGAGTCGCCGCGGACCATGGTGTTCCCGATGGCCCTGCTGGCCGTGGGTTCGGTCGCCGCGGGCGCCCTGTTCTCGTACCACAGCTCGTTCGTGAACTGGCTCGCCCCGGTCACCGGCCACAGCGAGGGCAAGCTGCCGTTCAGCCAGCTCGAGATGCAGGCGATCATCCTCGGCGCGGTCGCGCTCGGTTTCCTCTACGCCATGAACCTCTACTTCCGCCAGGAGGTCCCGGCGACGGCCCCGGCCGGCGCCTTCGTCACCCGGGCCGCGCGCCGCGACCTGTACGGCGACGCGTTCAACGAGCTGGTGTTCATGCGCACCGGCCAGTACCTGACCAGAGTCCTGGTCTACTTCGACCTCAAGGGCGTGGACGGCGCGGTCAACGGCATCGCCGCGGGCCTCGGCGGCAGCTCCGGCCGACTGCGCCGGCTGCAGACCGGCTTCGTCCGCTCCTACGCCCTGTCGATGTTCGGCGGCGCCACGCTGCTGATCGTCGCCCTCCTGCTGGTAAGGGGTTAACTCGATGTCCAGCTTCCCCTATCTGACCGTCACGATCGCCTCGCCGCTCGTCGGCGTCGCCGGGATCGCGCTGCTGCCACGCGGGCAGCAGAAGCGGGCCAAGGAGATCGCCGTGGCGACCTCCGTGCTCACCCTGGTGCTGGCGATCATCGACGCGGTGAAGTTCAACGTCGGTGGAGCCCAGTACCAGCTGACCGAGAATCACTCCTGGATCTCCCAGTTCCACATCAACTACAGCATCGGCGTCGACGGGATCGCGCTCGTCCTGATCCTGATGACGGCTGTGCTGGTGCCGGTGGTGCTGCTCGCCTCCTGGCATGACGGGAAGAACACCCCGCGGGCCTTCTTCAGCCTGATGCTGGTCCTGGAAGTCATGATGATCGGTGTCTTCGCGGCCA
This genomic window from Actinospica robiniae DSM 44927 contains:
- a CDS encoding NADH-quinone oxidoreductase subunit G, with product MSVTTADIPAQPNGGELEVPPGHVQLTVDGIAVVAKKGELVIRVAERLGIAIPRFCDHPLLDPVGACRQCLVEVEGQRKPLASCTTTVADGMVVKTQRTSPIADKAQQGVMELLLINHPLDCPVCDKGGECPLQNQALSNGRGETRFEGLKRTFAKPINVSTQVLLDRERCVNCARCTRFSEQIAGDPFIALIERGAQQQVGISTAGDQDFESYFSGNTVQICPVGALTGAAYRFRSRPFDLVSTPTACEHCASGCALRTDHRRGKVLRRLAGEDPEVNEEWNCDKGRWAFQYPTLGDRITGPLVRRDGELVPASWPEALRTAAAGLRTARGQAGVLVGGRVSLEDAYAYAKFARLALDTNDIDFRARPHSHEEAEFLASHVAGLSPDGAEEANRAAVTYADLEKAPAVLLVGFEPEDESPIVFLRLRKAFRVNKTQVVAIAPFATRGLRKCGGTLLKAAPHTEPEFLGALGAGSYDAGLDHAGLAAAKTLREEGSVILVGERLAGVPGGLSAAVRLAKATGARLAWVPRRAGERGAVEAGALANLLPGGRPIGDPLARGQVATAWGVRALPTLEGRDGDAILTAARSGEIGALLVGAVDPDDLPDPAGVRSALDAAGFVVSLELRRSAVTERADVVLPVAAVAEKSGTFLDWEGRVRRFEQALSPEVVQTHGGHVTDLRVLDRLADAMDVHLGLPDVAAARRELDELGVWDGPRALPPRAEVLTLPAPGVGQAVLATWHQLLDDGRLQDGEKFLAGTAHRAVVHLSPATAKEIGAFAGAPVSVRTDAGAVVLPLEIADLPDRVVWLPTNSPGSHVRAALCADTGAIVTLAAEAPASAATAGEAGAEEEER
- the nuoH gene encoding NADH-quinone oxidoreductase subunit NuoH; translated protein: MANMDHWVINGFDTHIPWWFLLAAIKAVAAFAMLVVLTLFNIWFERRVVSRMQMRVGPNRVGPQGLLQSLADGVKLALKEDIVPTNADKPVFWAAPVISTIPAFLAFAVIPWGGAVSIFHHWTTLQLVDLPIGVLYILAVSSIGIYGIVLAGWSSGSTYPLLGGIRSSAQMISYEIAMGLSFAGVFLYAGTMSTSGIVAAQAHIWYIIPLCVSGLIYMISMVGETNRAPFDLPEAEGELVGGFHTEYTSLKFALFFLAEYINLVVVSCLAITMFFGGWRAPAPIAHWWHGANAGWFPMIWFLAKLLIFVFVFIWLRGTLPRLRYDQFMRLGWKVLIPVSLVWLLLVAVIRQLRNAGDMDSGHLVPICLAAAALFVALLVGLEVRERNQDARDLRRRNAEEALREQDASGFAGGFPVPPLPGQVRPVVARRAPRTPSLALAANGHSTEESSDGE
- the nuoI gene encoding NADH-quinone oxidoreductase subunit NuoI; translated protein: MASKKQPPKGASGAETAKAGPLAGVAGFGVTFLTQFKKPNTERYPEQKVPTQLRFHGRHQLNRHPDGLEKCIGCELCAWACPADAIYVEGADNTEEERFSPGERYGRVYQINYLRCILCGLCIEACPTRALTMTNEYELADTSRESLIYTKDRLLAPMGEGMVPPPHRMYQDGAGHEVTEKEYYRGEVPRADDDLLRPLLAAARAADAAAAGSAAGSGSGEES
- a CDS encoding NADH-quinone oxidoreductase subunit J; its protein translation is MGNTGHGETFLFWIGSAVSVLGALGLIFSKKIVHAALCLCSVMLCLAFFYMAQGAVFLGVVQIVVYTGAVMMLFLFVLMLIGIESQDSLTETIRGQRWLAVPLVIGFGAVLLGVYAHANLPAFVGTDAANAKGGGNVPALAQLLFSRYYWAFEVSSAVLIVSAVGAMVLTHKERIAPRKSQREISIERFERWGRGEKVSLTGLPNPGVYAQHNAVDTPALLPDGTPSEASVNATLRGRDTVRGFRPLPLPGQANGKQSKEVSK
- the nuoK gene encoding NADH-quinone oxidoreductase subunit NuoK codes for the protein MNPDNYLYLSAILFTLGALGVLIRRNAIVVFMCIELMLNAANLAFVTFARMRGALDGQIIAFFTMVVAAAEVVVGLAIIIMVFRTRRSASVDDANLLKY
- the nuoL gene encoding NADH-quinone oxidoreductase subunit L, whose amino-acid sequence is MPSSYAPLAATGTFALTAWVIALPLAGAAILLLGGRKSNRFGHLLGCAAALGSFVLGAVLFFALLAKPGDQRSYDQHVYTWIPVPGFTADAGFHLDQLSIVFVLLITGVGSLIHIYSVGYMQHDENKRKFFAYLNLFLAAMLVLVLADNYLLLYAGWEGVGLASYLLIGFWQHKPSAAVAAKKAFIVNRVGDIGLSVAVMLMYTTFGSFAFGPVFNGVPAAKTGTLTAIGLLLLLGACGKSAQFPLQSWLGDAMEGPTPVSALIHAATMVTAGVYLIVRSNAIFDAAPNARLVVTIVGAITLMFGAIVGCAKDDIKKALAGSTMSQIGYMILAAGLGPIGYAFAIMHLVTHGFFKAGLFLGAGSVMHGMNDDVNMRHYGALRKYMLWTYVTFGLGYLAIIGCPPFSGYWSKDKIIEAAFSQGGTSGWILGFTALLGALVTAFYMTRVMLMTFFGTKRWVEDEHGHEPHPHESPRTMVFPMALLAVGSVAAGALFSYHSSFVNWLAPVTGHSEGKLPFSQLEMQAIILGAVALGFLYAMNLYFRQEVPATAPAGAFVTRAARRDLYGDAFNELVFMRTGQYLTRVLVYFDLKGVDGAVNGIAAGLGGSSGRLRRLQTGFVRSYALSMFGGATLLIVALLLVRG